In a genomic window of uncultured Flavobacterium sp.:
- a CDS encoding histidinol phosphatase has protein sequence MLSFFKPKLYLKDLIPEGFVDIHSHLLPGIDDGAKNSTASIKLIKAFQEMGFSQFTTTPHISHIWKNSQETILDNYKETIVLAEENNLQIPFETAAEYLMDDWFESHFHSEKLLTLKDNYVLVEMSYLNAPIRLYKILFDLQVAGYIPVLAHPERYTFYHKNFNEYEKLKKAGCLFQLNLLSTVGYYGSEISKTADELLKKGMYDFAGTDAHHMRHINSFGNRIKVKSISNLKEVINNNQFFKSNQ, from the coding sequence ATGTTATCATTCTTTAAACCCAAGTTATATTTAAAAGACCTTATTCCTGAAGGTTTTGTTGACATTCATTCCCATTTATTGCCAGGTATTGACGATGGTGCAAAAAATAGTACTGCAAGTATTAAACTTATAAAAGCTTTTCAGGAAATGGGCTTTTCGCAATTTACTACAACTCCGCATATTAGCCATATTTGGAAAAATTCTCAAGAAACTATTTTAGACAATTATAAAGAAACGATTGTTCTAGCCGAAGAAAATAATCTTCAAATTCCTTTTGAAACTGCTGCTGAATATTTGATGGATGATTGGTTTGAAAGTCATTTTCACTCCGAAAAACTTCTTACGCTAAAAGACAATTATGTATTGGTAGAAATGTCATATCTGAACGCTCCTATCCGATTGTATAAAATATTATTTGATTTGCAAGTTGCAGGTTACATTCCAGTTTTGGCACATCCGGAACGCTATACATTCTATCATAAAAATTTTAACGAATACGAAAAACTAAAAAAAGCAGGTTGTCTTTTTCAGTTGAATTTATTGTCTACAGTTGGTTATTATGGAAGTGAAATATCCAAAACTGCCGACGAACTTCTTAAAAAAGGAATGTATGATTTTGCAGGAACTGATGCTCACCACATGAGACATATTAACTCTTTTGGAAACAGAATTAAAGTAAAAAGTATTTCGAATCTAAAAGAAGTAATTAACAATAATCAATTTTTTAAATCTAATCAATAA
- a CDS encoding ABC-F family ATP-binding cassette domain-containing protein produces the protein MNYLSVENISKSFGERTLFDNISFGINKDQKIAFIAKNGSGKTTIMSIINGLDEPDTGQVVLRKGIRMAFLSQDNNLQDELTIEESIFASDNETLKVIEAYEKALENPDDEEAYQKAFDGMDQHNAWDFETQYKQILFKLKLEDFKLKVKNLSGGQKKRLSLAIILINRPDLLILDEPTNHLDLEMIEWLESYFAKENITLFMVTHDRFFLERVCNEIIELDNGKLYQYKGNYSYYLEKKEERITSENASVDKAKNLFVKELEWMRRQPKARTTKSKSRQDDFYVIKEKAQSRRKENKVELEINMERMGSKIIELHKISKKFKDHVILDNFSFDFQRGERIGIIGKNGTGKSTFLNLLTGTLPLDSGRVVKGETIKVGYYTQSGINPKPNQRVIDIIKEYGEYIPLAKGRMISASQLLERFLFDAKKQYDFVEKLSGGELKRLYLCTVLIQNPNFLILDEPTNDLDIVTLNVLESFLLDYPGCLLVVSHDRYFMDKIVDHLFIFRGKGEIESFPGNYSDFRAYEDSADVAQKEENKAEKKDWKQNNPTGNLTFNEQKEYQKLEREIKDLEIDKSKIEQLFSDGKVPDADIEKKANELQNIINKIDQKEERWFELSAKIEG, from the coding sequence GTGAATTACTTATCTGTAGAAAATATATCGAAGTCATTTGGCGAAAGAACGCTTTTTGACAATATCTCATTTGGAATCAATAAAGACCAAAAAATTGCTTTTATCGCTAAAAATGGTTCGGGAAAAACAACCATTATGAGTATTATCAATGGTTTGGATGAACCTGATACTGGACAAGTTGTTTTAAGAAAAGGAATCCGTATGGCGTTTCTTTCTCAAGATAATAATCTACAAGACGAGTTAACCATTGAAGAAAGCATTTTTGCATCAGACAATGAAACGCTTAAAGTAATTGAGGCTTACGAAAAAGCTCTTGAAAATCCAGACGATGAAGAAGCTTATCAAAAAGCTTTTGACGGAATGGACCAACATAATGCGTGGGATTTTGAAACGCAATACAAACAAATTTTATTCAAATTAAAACTGGAAGATTTTAAACTTAAAGTAAAAAATCTTTCAGGTGGACAAAAAAAGCGTCTTTCATTAGCGATCATTTTGATTAATCGCCCTGATTTATTGATTCTTGATGAGCCAACCAATCACCTTGATCTTGAAATGATCGAATGGCTGGAAAGTTATTTTGCCAAAGAAAATATTACATTGTTTATGGTAACGCACGACCGTTTCTTCTTGGAGCGTGTTTGTAACGAAATCATCGAACTTGACAATGGTAAATTATACCAATACAAAGGAAATTATTCTTATTATTTAGAGAAAAAAGAAGAAAGAATTACTTCTGAAAACGCAAGTGTTGACAAGGCAAAAAACTTATTCGTAAAAGAATTAGAATGGATGCGCCGTCAGCCAAAAGCGAGAACAACAAAATCGAAATCACGTCAGGATGATTTTTATGTAATTAAAGAAAAAGCACAAAGTCGTCGTAAAGAAAACAAAGTTGAGCTTGAAATTAATATGGAAAGAATGGGAAGCAAGATTATTGAGCTTCACAAAATTTCTAAAAAATTCAAAGATCACGTCATTCTGGACAACTTTAGTTTTGATTTTCAGCGTGGAGAACGTATCGGAATTATTGGAAAAAATGGAACCGGAAAATCTACTTTCTTAAACCTTCTTACGGGAACACTTCCGTTGGATAGCGGACGAGTTGTAAAAGGAGAAACTATTAAAGTTGGTTATTACACACAAAGTGGAATTAATCCGAAACCAAATCAGCGTGTAATTGACATCATTAAAGAATACGGTGAATATATTCCGCTTGCAAAAGGTAGAATGATTTCGGCTTCGCAATTGTTAGAACGTTTTCTTTTTGATGCTAAAAAACAATATGATTTCGTAGAAAAATTAAGTGGTGGCGAATTAAAACGTTTGTATTTATGTACGGTTTTAATTCAGAATCCTAACTTTTTGATTCTGGATGAGCCTACAAACGATTTAGATATCGTGACTTTAAATGTATTGGAAAGCTTCCTTTTAGATTATCCAGGTTGTTTATTGGTAGTTTCTCACGACCGTTACTTTATGGATAAAATCGTAGATCACTTATTTATCTTTAGAGGAAAAGGAGAAATTGAAAGCTTTCCAGGAAACTATTCTGATTTCAGAGCTTATGAAGATAGTGCCGATGTTGCTCAAAAAGAAGAAAACAAAGCCGAAAAGAAAGATTGGAAACAAAATAATCCAACAGGAAATCTAACTTTCAACGAGCAAAAAGAATATCAAAAACTAGAAAGAGAAATAAAAGATTTAGAAATTGATAAATCTAAAATCGAACAATTATTCTCTGATGGAAAAGTTCCTGATGCTGATATTGAGAAAAAAGCTAACGAATTACAAAACATCATTAATAAAATAGATCAGAAAGAAGAACGTTGGTTTGAACTTTCGGCTAAAATTGAAGGATAG
- a CDS encoding XRE family transcriptional regulator, translating to MEQKIHQGRNVKRFREMLGIKQEGLAFDLGNEWNQKKISMLEQKDVIEYDLLNQISNALKIPVEAFQNFDEEQAVNIISNTFAEHAFSNSFNYGTINFNPIEKLVSLHEEKIVLYERMLKEKDEMMARLEKLINK from the coding sequence ATGGAACAAAAAATACATCAGGGAAGAAACGTAAAACGTTTCAGAGAAATGCTTGGAATCAAACAAGAAGGATTGGCTTTTGATTTGGGAAATGAATGGAATCAAAAGAAAATTTCTATGTTGGAGCAAAAAGATGTAATTGAATATGATTTACTAAATCAAATCTCAAATGCATTAAAAATTCCTGTGGAAGCTTTTCAGAATTTTGATGAGGAACAAGCGGTGAATATTATTTCGAATACTTTCGCAGAACACGCTTTCAGTAATTCATTTAATTACGGAACAATTAATTTTAATCCAATTGAAAAATTAGTTTCACTTCACGAAGAAAAGATTGTGTTATACGAGCGTATGTTGAAAGAGAAAGATGAGATGATGGCGAGACTTGAAAAATTAATCAATAAATAA
- a CDS encoding DUF5009 domain-containing protein has product MKIKENLYNQRIISIDALRGITIFIMIFVNELASITQVPQWMKHMPADADAMTFVDVVFPAFLFIVGMSIPFAFNARLLKGDSAKTIWTHTLKRALALIIIGVFMVNAEYGYDATKMIIQPVFWGLLAYFMPIPIWNKYAKDFPVWLKNTLQYGGMLVLVALYFLYVQDTGEIGMTPKWWGILGLIGWAYLITVVYYWLVSGRLWAMIAFLIVCVIANSVNLTEGSVIQQTSWLSFIAGHLTHASLVSAGVVISLLFFDRKVTPKINWAVIGFAVLFFVTGYLLRPYFGISKIKGTPSWTMFSATICTVLFYFLYWLMEIKKQTKWSNFFMPAAANPLLIYILPGVIYYFCKAFNIHIIPGYFRVGVPGIIWSLVFSTIMLFVMKLCNKYKIQLHL; this is encoded by the coding sequence ATGAAAATTAAAGAAAATTTATACAATCAAAGGATTATTTCGATAGATGCTTTGCGCGGAATTACCATTTTTATAATGATTTTTGTAAATGAGCTCGCAAGTATTACACAAGTGCCACAATGGATGAAACATATGCCTGCAGACGCAGATGCAATGACTTTTGTTGATGTGGTTTTTCCGGCCTTTTTATTTATTGTCGGGATGTCGATTCCGTTTGCTTTCAATGCCAGATTATTAAAAGGAGATAGCGCTAAAACAATTTGGACACATACCTTAAAAAGAGCTTTGGCTTTAATTATTATTGGTGTTTTTATGGTCAATGCCGAATACGGTTATGATGCAACAAAAATGATTATTCAACCTGTATTTTGGGGACTTTTGGCTTATTTCATGCCGATTCCAATTTGGAATAAATATGCGAAAGACTTTCCGGTTTGGTTAAAAAATACACTTCAATATGGCGGAATGCTTGTTTTGGTAGCGCTATATTTTTTATACGTTCAGGATACCGGCGAAATTGGAATGACGCCAAAATGGTGGGGAATTCTGGGATTAATAGGTTGGGCGTATTTAATTACGGTAGTCTATTATTGGTTAGTTTCTGGAAGATTATGGGCTATGATTGCGTTTTTGATCGTTTGTGTCATCGCCAATTCAGTTAATTTGACTGAAGGATCTGTAATACAGCAAACATCTTGGTTAAGTTTTATTGCCGGACATTTAACACATGCTTCATTAGTAAGTGCCGGAGTTGTGATTTCGCTATTGTTTTTTGATCGAAAAGTAACTCCGAAAATCAATTGGGCAGTTATAGGTTTTGCTGTTTTGTTTTTTGTGACAGGATATTTATTAAGACCTTATTTCGGAATTTCAAAAATAAAAGGAACACCATCTTGGACCATGTTTTCGGCAACAATTTGTACCGTATTATTCTATTTTCTTTATTGGTTAATGGAGATTAAAAAACAAACAAAATGGAGTAATTTCTTCATGCCCGCAGCAGCAAATCCTTTATTGATTTATATTTTGCCGGGCGTAATTTATTATTTCTGTAAAGCTTTTAACATTCATATTATTCCGGGTTATTTCCGTGTAGGAGTTCCGGGAATTAT
- a CDS encoding FKBP-type peptidyl-prolyl cis-trans isomerase, which translates to MKYLLTSLLTLTLFISCVNNDKPVIQEPQKTDYTVENEKEIKDYIALNKLTAVRSDSGLYYVINEPGTGAKPTATSNVTVAYKGYFTSGKIFDQSSAAGISFPLDKVIKGWTEGIPLFKEGGSGILLIPSHLAYGSSNNSGIPAGSVLIFDVKLIKVN; encoded by the coding sequence ATGAAATACCTTTTAACTTCATTACTAACTTTAACGTTATTTATTTCTTGCGTTAACAATGACAAACCAGTTATTCAAGAGCCTCAAAAAACAGATTATACTGTTGAAAACGAAAAAGAAATTAAAGATTATATTGCTCTAAATAAACTTACTGCCGTAAGAAGCGATTCTGGTTTGTATTATGTTATCAATGAACCTGGAACGGGAGCAAAACCAACAGCAACATCAAATGTAACTGTTGCTTACAAAGGTTATTTTACAAGCGGAAAAATATTCGATCAAAGCAGTGCTGCAGGTATTTCTTTTCCTTTAGACAAAGTTATTAAAGGTTGGACCGAAGGTATTCCTTTGTTTAAAGAAGGTGGAAGCGGAATTTTATTAATCCCTTCACATTTAGCTTACGGTAGCTCTAATAATAGTGGGATTCCAGCGGGTTCAGTTCTTATTTTCGACGTTAAATTGATTAAAGTTAATTAA
- a CDS encoding alpha/beta hydrolase gives MKSAKNIIAKIGLSLFFTFVSCDKDSDNNTETLKETKVDVGTHKLATYSIIHNSKYLVVFESGLGDGHSVWNEKKIPIKLSAQLDVLTYDRAGYEKSEKDSKPRNINQLRSELETVINNFSNGRKVILIGHSLGGMIIRDYAVKNPSKVAGLLFIDPSHEYSNRPSQEEEDMLYNLCLINYGENFGGTREAREIIEDSQYMATLQHLPNIPVIVISSLKVDASTSESDKQKWFKAHELLKEGVSDFTHIGTTKSGHYIMNDEPNLVIDNFNLLLSKIK, from the coding sequence ATGAAATCAGCAAAAAACATTATTGCAAAAATTGGACTAAGTTTATTCTTTACATTCGTTTCGTGCGATAAAGACAGTGATAATAATACTGAAACTTTAAAAGAAACAAAAGTAGATGTTGGAACTCATAAATTGGCAACTTACTCCATTATTCACAACTCAAAATATTTGGTAGTTTTTGAATCCGGACTCGGAGACGGACATTCTGTTTGGAACGAAAAAAAAATACCAATAAAACTAAGTGCACAATTAGATGTCTTAACATACGACAGAGCCGGTTATGAAAAATCTGAAAAAGATTCAAAACCAAGAAATATAAATCAATTAAGAAGTGAACTCGAAACTGTAATTAATAATTTTTCGAATGGCAGAAAAGTTATTCTTATCGGGCATTCGCTTGGCGGAATGATTATTAGAGATTATGCTGTTAAAAATCCTTCTAAAGTTGCCGGATTATTGTTTATAGATCCATCGCACGAATATTCTAATCGGCCTTCGCAAGAAGAGGAGGATATGCTTTATAATCTTTGTCTGATCAATTATGGAGAAAATTTTGGAGGAACACGCGAAGCCAGAGAAATAATAGAAGATTCTCAGTATATGGCGACACTTCAGCATTTGCCAAATATTCCTGTAATTGTAATTTCGAGTTTAAAAGTCGACGCATCTACTTCTGAATCAGATAAACAAAAATGGTTTAAGGCGCATGAATTATTAAAAGAAGGAGTTTCTGATTTTACGCACATTGGAACTACAAAATCGGGGCATTACATTATGAATGATGAACCTAATTTGGTGATTGATAATTTTAATTTACTGCTGTCTAAAATAAAATAA
- a CDS encoding SDR family oxidoreductase yields MLKEEVESKNTITSEEINKCIAILAQLNANTDQIFDIPKEQRIALIKEAGMFSRPDRDEFSRRVKDGLQAAKRKKEKKDKTARKETGIRHAREASIFVAPKLLALNDLALKEQLELETPRNCYVCKTEFTKMHHFYDTMCTDCGDFNYAKRFQTADVKGQIAVITGSRLKIGYHITLMLLRGGATVIATTRFPVDSALRFAKEEDFMEWGHRLKIHGLDLRHIPSVEIFCNFIEQKYERLDILINNAAQTVRRPSGFYSHLMENEELPITSLPKQAQDLLLDHLNCLDELKVLTTGFSSNENMPVTWHGPEPGIGLRASAQLSQIPYSFDNALVANEVFPEGELDADLQQVDLRKTNSWRLRLGQIETTEMIEVQLVNSVAPFVLCNRLSEVMKKDNTGKKHIINVSAMEGKFHRFFKEDRHPHTNMAKAALNMLTHTSSGTLAKHGIFMNAVDTGWVTDEDPAELAKKKQELEDFQPPLDIVDGAARVMDPLFDGINTGKHWCGKFLKDYNPIPW; encoded by the coding sequence ATGTTGAAGGAAGAAGTAGAAAGTAAGAATACAATAACCTCGGAAGAAATTAATAAATGCATTGCCATTTTAGCACAACTGAATGCCAATACAGATCAGATATTTGATATTCCGAAAGAACAACGAATTGCCTTAATCAAAGAAGCAGGAATGTTTTCGAGACCGGATCGTGATGAGTTTTCCAGAAGAGTAAAAGATGGTTTGCAAGCTGCAAAACGCAAAAAAGAGAAGAAAGACAAAACGGCACGTAAAGAAACCGGAATTCGTCATGCACGTGAAGCAAGCATATTTGTTGCACCAAAATTATTGGCTTTAAATGATCTTGCTCTAAAAGAACAATTAGAACTCGAAACGCCACGAAATTGCTACGTTTGCAAAACAGAATTTACTAAAATGCACCACTTTTATGACACAATGTGTACAGATTGTGGTGACTTTAATTATGCCAAACGTTTTCAAACTGCCGATGTAAAAGGACAAATTGCTGTTATTACAGGTTCCCGATTAAAAATTGGTTATCATATTACATTGATGCTTTTGCGTGGTGGAGCAACTGTTATTGCGACGACACGTTTTCCGGTAGATTCGGCTTTGCGATTTGCTAAAGAAGAAGATTTCATGGAATGGGGACATCGCTTAAAAATTCATGGTTTAGATTTAAGACATATTCCGAGTGTGGAGATTTTCTGCAATTTTATAGAGCAAAAATATGAGCGTCTCGACATTCTGATTAATAATGCAGCACAAACGGTGAGACGTCCGTCTGGATTTTATTCCCATTTAATGGAAAATGAAGAATTACCAATAACTTCACTTCCGAAGCAAGCGCAAGATTTATTATTAGATCATTTGAATTGTCTGGATGAACTAAAAGTTTTGACAACAGGTTTTTCTTCGAATGAAAATATGCCTGTAACCTGGCACGGACCAGAACCCGGAATTGGTTTACGCGCTTCGGCTCAATTATCTCAAATTCCGTATTCTTTTGATAATGCTTTGGTAGCAAATGAAGTTTTTCCGGAAGGAGAACTCGATGCCGATTTACAACAAGTAGATTTACGTAAAACAAATAGTTGGCGTTTGCGTTTAGGTCAAATAGAAACTACGGAAATGATTGAAGTACAATTGGTGAATTCTGTTGCCCCTTTTGTGTTATGTAATCGACTTTCTGAAGTAATGAAAAAAGATAATACAGGCAAAAAACACATTATAAATGTATCGGCGATGGAAGGGAAGTTTCATCGTTTCTTTAAGGAAGATCGTCATCCGCATACAAATATGGCCAAAGCTGCATTGAATATGTTGACACATACATCATCTGGAACTTTGGCAAAACACGGAATTTTTATGAATGCCGTTGACACAGGTTGGGTAACAGACGAAGATCCTGCTGAATTGGCAAAAAAGAAACAAGAATTAGAAGATTTTCAACCGCCATTGGATATTGTTGATGGCGCGGCTCGTGTTATGGATCCTTTATTTGATGGAATCAATACAGGAAAACATTGGTGCGGAAAGTTCCTGAAAGATTATAATCCGATTCCTTGGTAG
- a CDS encoding AraC family transcriptional regulator — MYSIFNAIICGAAFLLTFIIFVNQNKINIKANRWFGSFVGCIFLILLENVIVDSKILTEDDILNQLINISSFVVAPVFYLSVCYYIEPVRKWKAIDYLHFSFAFLIFILLIISWIIDDNNKPEDISPEIVQKTIAIFNFIFSLYVFIYCFLAYRKIIKHEKTIKLLNSTSENLDLKWLKNIIVGVIFITIFWILDIVFQISEGNKTFDVLTSLIYFLSILYITYYWQKQKEIFPYSLKEKEEIETIIVETSLPEGKRKQLLTNEELEEQKIRLLQLMETEKPFLEFGLSLVKLADSMKISTHILSYVINNGFGENFYQFINRYRIEEAKKLMIDSETDRLSLLGIGFSVGFNSKTVFNTTFKKVTGQTPSEYKKQIGSNL, encoded by the coding sequence ATGTACTCAATATTCAATGCAATAATTTGCGGTGCAGCATTTTTACTGACATTTATAATTTTTGTAAATCAAAATAAGATTAATATAAAAGCCAATCGCTGGTTTGGATCTTTTGTAGGCTGTATTTTTTTAATCTTACTCGAAAATGTTATTGTCGACAGCAAAATACTCACAGAAGATGATATTCTGAATCAATTAATAAACATCTCCAGTTTTGTTGTTGCTCCGGTGTTTTATCTAAGTGTTTGCTATTATATCGAGCCAGTTAGAAAATGGAAAGCAATTGATTACTTGCATTTTAGTTTTGCTTTCCTAATCTTTATTCTTCTTATTATTTCCTGGATAATAGACGACAACAATAAACCCGAAGATATAAGTCCGGAAATTGTACAGAAAACCATAGCAATATTTAATTTTATTTTCAGCCTGTACGTTTTTATTTATTGTTTTCTCGCTTATCGAAAAATTATTAAGCATGAAAAAACGATTAAACTTTTAAATTCTACTTCTGAGAATCTGGATTTGAAATGGCTGAAAAATATTATTGTCGGCGTTATTTTTATCACGATTTTTTGGATTCTTGATATTGTATTTCAAATATCCGAAGGAAACAAAACCTTTGATGTCCTGACAAGTTTGATTTACTTTTTAAGTATTCTCTACATAACTTATTATTGGCAGAAACAAAAAGAAATCTTTCCATATAGTTTAAAAGAGAAAGAAGAAATAGAAACTATTATTGTTGAAACTTCTCTGCCGGAAGGCAAACGAAAACAATTGCTGACCAACGAAGAATTAGAAGAACAAAAAATCAGATTATTACAATTAATGGAAACCGAAAAGCCATTTTTAGAATTTGGTTTAAGTTTGGTAAAACTGGCTGATTCGATGAAAATTTCTACACATATACTTTCGTACGTAATCAATAATGGATTTGGTGAAAATTTCTATCAGTTTATAAACAGATATCGAATTGAAGAAGCTAAAAAATTAATGATTGATTCTGAAACGGATCGTTTAAGTTTATTAGGAATTGGATTTTCTGTAGGTTTTAATTCAAAAACGGTTTTTAATACGACATTTAAAAAAGTCACGGGACAAACTCCGTCAGAATATAAGAAACAAATAGGTTCTAATTTATAA
- a CDS encoding undecaprenyl-phosphate glucose phosphotransferase translates to MKILQKLSHYRFSRYFKLLFVLVDLVLLNLATILSAYARFGSLDKLLSKEERVVSLLAILIWIVLLLQNDSNRSIRVEPIESILFRTIKKLLIHAALISIFVVYLKYVDISRLRLFFFYMIFFVLLMVSRYFSMKLLKYIRAKGYNFKTFIVVGANESGEKIRKILAKDLTYGYKFLGFFDENINASIVNPASVLGGFNAIRQFVTEKKIDEMYVSLHIDNIEIINELTRICEQNMVRIKFIPDFQLYTKSSKVEVAFYENTPVLMFRTEPLELVVNRLVKKAFDIVFSVSVILLIFPWLFPIIMLIIKIESPGPIFFKQERSGRDNRTFMCFKFRSMYVNGLAHKKQAEKGDSRITKFGAFIRKTSIDELPQFFNVFYGDMSVVGPRPHMVNLAKEYSDLINNYLVRQYAKPGITGWAQVNGYRGETKVLSDMESRVEYDIWYIENWSLLLDVKIIVKTIINIFKGEENAY, encoded by the coding sequence ATGAAAATCTTACAAAAACTATCACATTATCGTTTCTCGCGCTATTTTAAGCTTTTGTTTGTTTTAGTAGATTTAGTATTGTTGAATCTTGCTACAATTTTGTCTGCATACGCCAGATTTGGAAGTTTGGATAAACTTTTGTCAAAAGAAGAAAGAGTAGTTTCGTTATTAGCAATTTTAATTTGGATAGTATTATTGCTTCAAAACGATTCAAACCGAAGCATTCGAGTAGAACCAATAGAATCGATATTATTCAGAACCATAAAAAAGCTGCTCATTCATGCTGCTTTAATCTCAATATTTGTGGTGTACTTGAAATACGTAGATATTTCGAGACTTAGGTTGTTCTTTTTCTACATGATTTTCTTTGTATTATTGATGGTTTCCCGTTATTTCTCCATGAAACTTTTAAAATATATTAGAGCCAAAGGATATAATTTTAAGACTTTTATTGTGGTTGGCGCTAATGAATCCGGAGAGAAAATCCGAAAAATATTAGCAAAAGATCTAACTTACGGATACAAATTTCTAGGTTTTTTTGATGAAAATATAAATGCTTCAATTGTTAATCCTGCTTCAGTTTTGGGAGGTTTTAATGCTATTCGGCAGTTTGTTACCGAGAAAAAAATAGATGAAATGTATGTGTCATTACATATCGATAATATCGAAATTATTAATGAACTGACGAGAATTTGCGAACAGAATATGGTTCGAATTAAGTTTATTCCTGATTTTCAATTGTACACAAAATCAAGTAAAGTTGAGGTTGCTTTTTATGAAAATACGCCAGTATTAATGTTTCGCACAGAACCTTTGGAACTTGTGGTAAACAGACTTGTAAAAAAAGCTTTTGATATTGTTTTTTCGGTTTCTGTGATTTTATTGATATTTCCGTGGTTGTTTCCTATTATAATGTTGATTATTAAAATAGAATCGCCGGGACCAATATTTTTTAAACAAGAAAGATCAGGCCGCGATAATAGAACTTTTATGTGTTTTAAATTCAGAAGTATGTATGTTAATGGTTTGGCACACAAGAAACAAGCCGAAAAAGGAGATAGCCGAATTACTAAATTTGGAGCTTTTATTCGTAAAACAAGCATTGACGAATTGCCTCAGTTTTTTAATGTTTTTTATGGCGATATGTCCGTAGTTGGACCAAGACCACATATGGTAAATCTGGCTAAAGAATACAGTGATTTAATCAATAATTATTTAGTGCGTCAATATGCTAAACCCGGAATTACAGGTTGGGCGCAAGTGAACGGTTATCGCGGTGAAACTAAAGTTTTGAGCGATATGGAAAGCAGAGTAGAATATGATATCTGGTATATCGAAAATTGGAGTTTATTACTAGATGTGAAAATCATCGTAAAAACGATTATCAATATTTTTAAAGGCGAAGAAAACGCTTATTGA
- a CDS encoding T9SS C-terminal target domain-containing protein: MLKTILLFFLISASANAQISGCTDPLSKNYNPLATINDGSCIYSSFRIKPEYSRKLSDSIKETSGLISFNNLLWTHNDDHDKTIYGLDSLGQIKRKIVLNEVINNDWEEISQDNTHIYIGDFGNNYTGNRTDLHILKIEKQSFLEGNPKIETISFQYSDQTDFSSQKGNTTNFDCEAFIVSKDSIYLFTKQWSSSKTSIYSLPNQSGKHVARLKDQLDTKGLVTGATYLESKKLIVLCGYSKIGKPFLYLLYDFKNNNFLSGNKRRINLPLPFHQIEGISSEDGLHYYLTNESLVRKPIINVSQQIHYLDLSPILNSYLHK; this comes from the coding sequence ATGCTTAAAACAATTCTACTTTTTTTCCTGATTTCAGCTTCTGCAAATGCGCAAATATCAGGTTGTACAGATCCACTTTCGAAGAACTATAATCCATTGGCAACTATAAATGATGGAAGTTGTATTTATTCTTCTTTCCGAATTAAACCGGAATATTCCAGGAAATTATCTGACTCGATCAAAGAAACCTCGGGATTAATTTCTTTCAATAATTTATTGTGGACGCATAATGACGATCATGATAAAACCATTTACGGATTGGATTCTTTGGGTCAAATCAAAAGAAAAATAGTCCTAAACGAAGTAATAAACAATGACTGGGAAGAAATCTCTCAAGATAATACACATATTTATATTGGTGATTTTGGAAATAATTACACCGGAAACAGAACTGATTTACATATTCTAAAAATAGAAAAACAATCTTTTCTAGAAGGAAATCCAAAAATTGAAACCATTTCGTTTCAATATTCTGATCAAACTGATTTTTCATCTCAAAAAGGCAATACAACAAATTTCGATTGTGAAGCTTTCATCGTTTCAAAAGACAGCATTTATTTATTCACAAAACAATGGAGTTCCTCAAAAACTTCAATTTATTCCTTGCCAAATCAATCCGGAAAGCACGTTGCACGACTAAAAGATCAATTGGACACAAAAGGATTAGTAACGGGCGCAACTTATTTAGAATCCAAAAAGCTGATTGTTCTTTGTGGTTATTCTAAAATAGGAAAACCATTTTTATACCTTTTATATGACTTTAAAAACAATAATTTTTTATCAGGAAATAAAAGGAGAATAAATCTTCCGCTTCCTTTTCATCAAATAGAAGGAATTTCGTCAGAAGATGGTTTGCATTATTATCTAACAAATGAATCTTTGGTTCGAAAACCGATAATCAATGTTTCTCAGCAAATTCATTATTTAGATTTGAGTCCTATATTGAATTCCTATCTCCATAAATAA